A single genomic interval of Candidatus Brocadia sp. harbors:
- the ribD gene encoding bifunctional diaminohydroxyphosphoribosylaminopyrimidine deaminase/5-amino-6-(5-phosphoribosylamino)uracil reductase RibD, with amino-acid sequence MTLALELAEKGRGKVEPNPMVGAVLVKNGEIAGKGYHQVFGGPHAETYAISEGGAKCKGATLYVSMEPCAHYGKTAPCVDAIINAGITKVVTTVIDPNPVTSGKGIQKLMGSGIEVRLGVMEARAKELNAPFFKLMQKGLPYVIIKWAMSLDGKIATHTGDSRWITSEESRAYVHKIRGQVDGIMVGINTVLRDDPLLTCRLEGGRSPKRIIIDGNALLPLNSRLLNTINESEIIVAVNKSAQQERVAMLEQLGCKIIQTNDTNGSVDLHDLFHRLGGMKLTNILVEGGSRVITSVIEGRHADKVMVFIAPIIIGGEGAKSPVLGKGIDKISEAAKFHEISVKRFSNDVVIEGIPKY; translated from the coding sequence ATGACCCTTGCCCTGGAATTGGCAGAAAAAGGGCGGGGGAAGGTAGAGCCGAATCCCATGGTAGGTGCAGTACTGGTAAAAAATGGTGAGATCGCTGGAAAGGGTTATCACCAGGTTTTTGGCGGACCACATGCCGAGACATACGCAATCAGCGAGGGGGGAGCTAAGTGCAAGGGAGCCACGCTCTATGTTTCCATGGAACCCTGTGCACACTATGGTAAAACGGCGCCGTGTGTTGATGCCATCATTAATGCAGGGATTACAAAAGTGGTAACAACGGTTATTGACCCTAATCCAGTTACCTCCGGCAAGGGGATACAAAAATTGATGGGGTCAGGAATTGAAGTTCGCCTGGGTGTTATGGAAGCACGAGCCAAAGAGCTTAATGCCCCTTTTTTTAAATTAATGCAAAAAGGATTACCCTATGTGATCATAAAGTGGGCAATGTCGCTCGACGGCAAGATTGCCACCCACACGGGAGACTCCCGGTGGATTACGTCTGAGGAATCCCGCGCGTATGTGCACAAAATCCGCGGGCAGGTGGATGGTATAATGGTAGGAATCAATACCGTATTGCGGGATGATCCATTATTGACCTGCCGTCTCGAAGGGGGACGAAGTCCGAAAAGAATTATTATCGATGGCAATGCCTTGCTACCATTAAATTCTCGCCTTTTAAACACGATCAATGAAAGTGAAATAATTGTTGCGGTCAATAAAAGCGCACAGCAAGAACGCGTTGCAATGCTGGAACAATTGGGATGTAAAATCATTCAAACGAATGATACGAATGGCTCTGTGGATTTGCATGATCTTTTTCATCGGCTTGGGGGCATGAAATTGACCAATATTTTAGTAGAGGGGGGGAGCAGGGTTATTACATCGGTAATAGAAGGGCGACATGCCGATAAGGTAATGGTTTTTATTGCTCCGATTATTATCGGTGGTGAAGGTGCAAAGTCGCCCGTACTTGGGAAGGGGATTGATAAGATAAGCGAGGCTGCAAAATTTCATGAAATTTCGGTAAAAAGGTTTTCAAACGATGTAGTTATTGAAGGTATTCCGAAATATTGA
- the fabG gene encoding 3-oxoacyl-[acyl-carrier-protein] reductase: MQFMDKVAIVTGGTRGIGKAIVLELAKNGCNVAFNYSKNADVANALVKEIESMGAKAISFQVNAASFEGAKNMVKEVKDTFGKIDFLVNNAGITRDKLLALMGESDWDEVINTNLKSVYNFSKAVITQMIKQKSGNILNITSVSGLMGMAGQVNYSSSKAGMVGFTKALAKEVGKANITVNAIACGFIETDMTTVLPQEYKDKMVEMIPVRRFGKPEEIAKVAAFLLSDDAKYITGHVISVDGGLAI; this comes from the coding sequence ATGCAATTCATGGATAAGGTAGCGATTGTTACTGGAGGTACACGCGGTATAGGGAAGGCAATTGTATTAGAACTTGCGAAAAATGGTTGCAATGTTGCCTTCAATTATAGTAAGAACGCTGATGTGGCGAATGCACTGGTGAAAGAGATTGAATCTATGGGTGCTAAGGCCATTTCCTTCCAGGTAAATGCAGCCAGTTTTGAAGGTGCAAAGAATATGGTAAAAGAGGTTAAAGATACGTTTGGGAAGATTGATTTTCTGGTGAATAATGCCGGTATTACCCGCGATAAACTCCTGGCCCTCATGGGCGAGAGCGATTGGGATGAGGTCATCAATACGAACCTCAAGAGTGTTTATAACTTTTCCAAGGCGGTCATTACACAAATGATCAAACAAAAATCCGGGAATATCCTCAATATAACTTCTGTAAGTGGTTTGATGGGGATGGCAGGGCAGGTAAATTATTCTTCTTCTAAGGCTGGCATGGTCGGTTTTACCAAGGCCCTTGCTAAAGAGGTAGGGAAGGCCAATATTACGGTGAATGCTATTGCCTGCGGTTTTATTGAAACGGACATGACGACCGTCCTGCCCCAGGAATATAAAGACAAGATGGTTGAAATGATCCCAGTAAGGAGATTTGGTAAACCAGAGGAGATTGCAAAGGTAGCTGCATTTCTATTGTCCGATGATGCCAAATATATTACGGGACACGTGATTAGCGTAGATGGTGGGTTAGCAATCT